The window CTAAAAAAGAATTTGACATCGCTACAAATGTTTTTCTTGAAAATGAAATTTTCAATTTAAAAGCAGACCAAACACGCTCCAACATTGTATTGTCCGGGGCACTCTCACTCCATCATCTAACACCTCTAACGCTGGCTCACGCCACAGCAATGAAAAAACTTTACAAGCGGATAATTGAGACATGCCCCGCACACGAAGCTTGGTTGTTAGCAAGTAACGGAGGAATGGTGAAGTCCAACAAAATAATTGAATACTATGGACTTTGGAAAGGGTTGCAAAAAAACGGAGTCAGTATCCCATCGGGAATACGCTCCGAGGAGTTTCAATTACGCGAAGATGATAACGTCCAATTTTTTGGATCTGTACAAATCTTCAATCCTGACTTTTCTAAAATCGCACACATATTACAACTTAGACCAAAGTTCCACCTATTAATATCAGACAACAGAGAAACCATAAAAAATCTTCTTGAACGTGGATGGAAATACAATAGCCATAGGAACCCACTTGAATTATTGCCTACAAGCGAGAATAGCACAAATATTCTTATACTTCCTGTCGGAGAGTTTGATGACCCTGAAGGAGGTGCAATCGCCTTGGGCAACCCGGAACTCATAAATAAAATATTCAGTTAAATTCGCGAACAATCGAGTTGCCACCTAGATAAAGCTCACTGGTAGGCAGGAACGGGTAAGCACGAGCACCCACGTATTCAGCATGAAAAGGCAAAGCACTTTATGCAAAGGAGTGCCACCAATGAAAGTCGATAACTATAAAAAAGAATTGCTTTACAGAAAAGCACAGAAAAGTAAGCACCTAGATAAGTTCAGGTCAAAAATGGAGAACCTGATCTCAAACGCAAAAAATTGCACCACGCAACTAGATCTACAAGAAACTGACAAGTTGATCCGAGCAATCGGGGCAACACACTGGCCTTCATCTACCAATGAAGACTTCTCCTCCACCGCCGATTTCTTTAACCACATCAAAAATGAATTACTCCAACAAGAATGCTACATACTAATTGATGACGACTGGAGATATTGCGGAGCAATACTTACAAAAAACAATTGTGAATTAAATATAAAATACAGCTTTGACGAGAACCACAGTGATGAAATTAGATTTATCTCTGCTGATCTCTCCATCTTTGCCTCAATAGACTACATACATAACCACTACCCCCCACTATGAGTATTTAATTAAACGGCGCTAAGGTAGATCAGTTGACGACACCGATAGAGGTCACACACGACTTTGAAGAAATTACCTGAGGCGGAAACTTCAGAAGCGAGCAACCATGATTGCATTCGAATTTACACGCACAGATGAATATTCAAAATGCACGTAGAACACAAACTAATCATTAAAAAATTACACGATATCACCGACCTGCTTGCATCGGCGGACTATGAGTCATTATCAAACATGTGCAATGGAGTCAGACTCAATGCTGAAGAAATAGAACATGCCATTGAAGAATACGGAGAAACACTGATACCAGTACCCTGGAGCGAATTAACATCTGCAATTATTATAGAAATTATAAACTCAATACCTAAGGCATGGTCCGTCACCTGCCCTCTATGGTCTAAAGCCGAAGGCAAATCGGACCTTACGTTAGAGCTCACAATGATCGCTACTCCATCCGGAGAGTTGACCGTAGAGCTCGACAATATACATGTACTTTGACAAGCATCAAACGGCTTTGCTTCTCGCGATCGCCGGATAGTACTTAGAGAATACGAGATAGTACTGATCTTTAAAAACTCACACATTGGCTAATAAAGTTTGAAAAACAAGGCACATTACACCTACAACAGCGATAACCTGCCCATCGCTATCATCGATGCCAACGGTGGCTCACCTGATATGTGTGGGAAGGCGACACGCCGGCATTCGAAAACCTAGTACCTAAACAGGGCCCTCTAAAAATTATCAGAGAACCATAAAATGACGAAAGATCCACTAATTTGGGGCACCATCAAATCTGAAGTTCAACGGTATCAGACCTTCAATGAACACAATGAGCTTGTCCCGGACCTGCCAAGCCAAGAAATAGCCATACGACTTTTAACGACCCTGCGGCTCTTCTTTCTAGAGGAAGGCCTACTAACTAAAACCATACTCGACCAGGAAAACAAATTTATCGACACCGAACTTCGAATGAGTGACTTCACGCAAGAAGGGATAGAACTCATAAAGTCAAAAGTTTCTTCTTGGGTGAGTTCACAGAGCGCAAGAAAAAACCCGCCAGACTTAAGAGCACTGCAAAAACACTTGAAGGAAATTAGATCAAGAAATAATCCGACCTGATGGTGCAACCATCATGAATAGAGCTGAAATTCTTGCCACGCTAGAAAACAAATCATCCTCGTTGACCTGTACGGTGCCCAGACAGGTCTACCATTGATACTTCTAGATAAGGCAATGCAGATATTGGAACAAAACGCAATTTCTTTGCCAGCACTGACTAAGTAATACAAAGGATTGCTACGGCAACACTCTACTCTGCCAGAAGTAACTGCCTCTACATCTTTATCTCCGAAATTGCAAGAGAGTTGTACATCCAAATCAACCGCTCAAAAATCTTACGACCGTGTCGACATCGAGATTAGATCAGACAAGGCTTACACGGAGCAATGAAATGTACACAGACTATCTAACAAACCCAGAAAGCTACAAGCAACTAGAAGAGTATTTTTTTGAAATTTTCAACAACGAACTTCAGAAGCGGCGCTCTATAGCCAAAGACTTTACGAGCCCTCATTACAGCGCTCATTTTGCCGACGGCACTCCATTCATGGATGCAAATCCGATATTTTCAGCAAAGAACACAAGAACAGGAAACATCTTGATAGTTGTCATCACTGAAGATGTCAGCGAATACGCTATAAACCACAACTCAATTGACGATTTCGAAGAGCTTTGTTTGGTCATGAAGATTTCAGATATCAGCCTAGCGCAGCAGGACATTTCCTCATGGATCGCCGAACAAAAAGAATGACAACCTCAAAAAACTAAAAACCTAACCAACGACAACTACACCGATATTTTTTTGCTCATTAAAAAATAACCTGAAACACTCTTCAGCAGGTGCCAAATTCATCCTGACGGAGTAAATATTTTCAGCGATAGAAACCTAGAAAAACTAGCGAGCGCATTAGGAGAAACTACGAAATGCCCATAACGAAGCCGAATGCTATTAAAATCATGGACACTCAGAACATGTGCATTGGTAGCGCTGAGAACCCTGCTATAGCCGAGAAAGTCATTTCCGGGACATTTCTCCCAACTCAGCACTATAAAAAATATGAAAAATATTTTTCCGACCTAGAACAGACTGCAAATAAACTATTGCTTACACACGCAGATCAATTAGAGCGGCAAATACAAGCACTCGCATTCTACGCAGCAACCTTGAGCAACAGAAAAATCAGCATTGAAAACCTGCAAATAATGGAAAATCAAATAGTATTCACCATTACCTATACAGAGGACGCCGAAGCCATTCAATACGCTGAATTTTTCTTAGTTCGATGACCTAAGACCACCGGCCTGTAGGAGCAGCCTTGTGCTCTGCGCGACAGCGCAGCCCAAATGGGCTGGGCAATCTCCCTCATTGCGCCCGACAGTTTCTCCCGCAGAGGCACGCACAAGCTTTCTAGGCTCTGTACGAAAAGAGATGTCGCAGACACCGCATGGAACAAGCCAGTGAGACCATGGCGGCATAGCTTTTCGCGAGCTTGTCGAAGCGCGTCACGATGCGGCGGTTCTCTTTCAGCCAGCCAAACATGCGCTCGATGATGTTGCGCTGTCGATATTTGGGCCGATCAAACAATCTGGGTAAGCCAGGCTTGGGTTTGCGCTTCATTGAGCGCATCGGGATGACGGGTTGCATGCGGTACTGGTCGCAGTAGCGGCGCAGCGCTTCGGCATCGTAGCCTTTGTCAGCAAGCAGCCATTTGCAGCGCTTGCGCGGACGACCTCGTTGGCTTGATGGAATGCTGACTTCGTCCAGCAGTGGCTGGGCGTAGCTGATGTCACTGGCTTGACCGCCAGAGAGAAGGAAGCGCAACGGTGTTCCGTTGGCGTCGCAGAGCATGTGGATCTTGGTTGTCAGGCCGCCGCGACTGCGGCCTAGAGCGTGATCGGCAGGCTCGTCAGGCCCCCTTTTTTCCCGGCGCCAGAAGAGGCTCGGGTTGCGCGTACAGCAGTTGAGTCGATCATCCAGGTTTGCAAATCGATCAAGCCTTGCTCATTCAATTTCAGGTGCAAGCGTTTGAGCATCTGATCGAACGTCCCCTGGTTTCGCCAGTCCCGGAACCGTTGATACACCGTTGACCACGGGCCAAATCGCTCCGGCATATCTCGCCACGCAGCACCCGAGCAGAGCACCCAGAGCACGCCATCGAGCATCAGCCGATCACTCAGGCGGGGCCGCCCCCGACCATGGGTTTCAGTGAAGAGATCGGCAACCAAAGCCCAAGCCTCATCCGAGAGTTCGTAACGCTTAGCCATCACAGAATTCCTTTCCGTAGATGGCGGATGACTCTACAAAATCTCAGCGTTCAAGGGGCAGCGATCGGGTTTCTCGGGATTTCGTACAGAGCCTAGCGCTTGACCAATACCTCCGCTCCATCACGTCCGGCTTTCAGCCAACCCCACCAACGCACTGCCGCCATGAACAAATCTTCATTTTGCTGGCGAGCGCCCTGATTGCGGGCGTGGCAGCCCTCTTCGCCTCTGCAGCCGCAGGCCTTCACCTTGAGGGGGCTCACTACCTTGCGTAGCATCACCGCCCCCCGGGGCCGCTGCGCGGCCCATTCGCGGGCACGCCCGCTCCCACAGGCGCGAGCCCAAAGCGCTCACACCTCACCCAGCCACACCATCAGCAGACAGAACCCCGATGCCGCAACCCATACCCCTCAAGGACCACGAAAAGGAAAAGCACCTGGTCAACCGCCGGCTTCTGGCCTGCGCCGCCCTGGTCTTCAGCCTGGTCGCCGTCCTGGTGGGCCGGCTCTATGTGCTGCAGGTGCTGCAACACGACCAGCAGACCGCCGTATCGGAAAACAACCGCGTGCACGTGCTGCCCATCGCCCCCGAGCGCGGGCTGATCTACGACCGCAACGGCGTGGTGCTGGCCGACAACAAGCCCAGCTTCGACCTGACCATGACCCGCGAGCGGGCCGGCGGAGACACGGCCAAGGTGCTCGATACCCTGGCCCAGGTGCTGAGCCTGACCGACGACGACCGCAAGCAGTTCGACAAGGACCTGCGCCGTGGCCGCAAGCCGTTCGAGCCGGTGACCCTGATGGTCGGCCTGAGCGAAGAGCAGATCGCCCTGGTGGCGGTGAACCAGTTCCGCCTGCCAGGCCTGGAGGTGGAACCACAGTTCATCCGCGAGTACCCGCTGGCCGAGCATTTCGCCCACTCGGTGGGCTATGTGGGGCGCATCAACGAGAAAGAGGCCAAGACCCTCGACAGCACCGAATACCGGGGCACCCAGTCGATCGGCAAGACCGGCATCGAGCACTTCTACGAAAGCCAGCTGCATGGCCACGTGGGCTACGAGGAGGTCGAGACCAACGCCCAGGGCCGGGTGATGCGTGTGCTCAACCACAAGGCCCCGACCCCGGGCCAGGACATCGTCCTGACCCTGGACGCCCACCTGCAACTGGCCGCGGAAAAGGCCCTGGGCGACCGCCGCGGCTCGGTGGTGGTGCTCGACCCGGCCAATGGCGACGTGCTGGCGATGGTCAGCAACCCCAGCTTCGACCCCAACCTGTTCGTCAAGGGCATCAGCTTCAAACAATACGCCGCCCTGCGCGATTCCATCGACCGCCCGCTGTTCAACCGCGTGCTGCGCGGCCTGTATGCCCCCGGTTCGACGGTGAAGCCGGAGGTGGCCATCGCCGGCCTCGACAGCGGCGTGATCACCCCGGGCAGCCGGGTGTTCGACCCGGGCTACTACGAGCTGCCCAACTACGACCACAAGTACCGCAACTGGAACCGCAGCGGCGATGGCTGGGTGGATATGTACACCGCCATCATGCGTTCCAACGACACCTACTTCTATGACCTGGCGCACAAGCTGGGCATCGACCGCCTGCACGACTACATGGCCGAGTTCGGCCTGGGCCAGAAGGTGTCGCTGGACATGTTCGAGGAAGCGTCCGGGCTGATGCCGTCGGCCGAGTGGAAGCGCGCCACCCGGCGCCAGGCCTGGTTCCCGGGCGAGACGCTGATCCTGGGCATCGGCCAGGGCTACATGCAGGTCACCCCGCTGCAGCTGGCCCAGGCCACCAGCCTGCTGGCGAGCAAGGGCGTGTGGCACCGCCCGCACCTGGCCATGACCGTGGGTGGCGATGCGCCGGTGGACCCCAACCCGATGCCCAATATCGTGCTGCACGACAGGCACGCCTGGGACCAGGTC of the Pseudomonas asiatica genome contains:
- a CDS encoding DUF7668 domain-containing protein — translated: MHVEHKLIIKKLHDITDLLASADYESLSNMCNGVRLNAEEIEHAIEEYGETLIPVPWSELTSAIIIEIINSIPKAWSVTCPLWSKAEGKSDLTLELTMIATPSGELTVELDNIHVL
- a CDS encoding IS5 family transposase (programmed frameshift); amino-acid sequence: MAKRYELSDEAWALVADLFTETHGRGRPRLSDRLMLDGVLWVLCSGAAWRDMPERFGPWSTVYQRFRDWRNQGTFDQMLKRLHLKLNEQGLIDLQTWMIDSTAVRATRASSGAGKRGPDEPADHALGRSRGGLTTKIHMLCDANGTPLRFLLSGGQASDISYAQPLLDEVSIPSSQRGRPRKRCKWLLADKGYDAEALRRYCDQYRMQPVIPMRSMKRKPKPGLPRLFDRPKYRQRNIIERMFGWLKENRRIVTRFDKLAKSYAAMVSLACSMRCLRHLFSYRA
- the mrdA gene encoding penicillin-binding protein 2; its protein translation is MPQPIPLKDHEKEKHLVNRRLLACAALVFSLVAVLVGRLYVLQVLQHDQQTAVSENNRVHVLPIAPERGLIYDRNGVVLADNKPSFDLTMTRERAGGDTAKVLDTLAQVLSLTDDDRKQFDKDLRRGRKPFEPVTLMVGLSEEQIALVAVNQFRLPGLEVEPQFIREYPLAEHFAHSVGYVGRINEKEAKTLDSTEYRGTQSIGKTGIEHFYESQLHGHVGYEEVETNAQGRVMRVLNHKAPTPGQDIVLTLDAHLQLAAEKALGDRRGSVVVLDPANGDVLAMVSNPSFDPNLFVKGISFKQYAALRDSIDRPLFNRVLRGLYAPGSTVKPEVAIAGLDSGVITPGSRVFDPGYYELPNYDHKYRNWNRSGDGWVDMYTAIMRSNDTYFYDLAHKLGIDRLHDYMAEFGLGQKVSLDMFEEASGLMPSAEWKRATRRQAWFPGETLILGIGQGYMQVTPLQLAQATSLLASKGVWHRPHLAMTVGGDAPVDPNPMPNIVLHDRHAWDQVSQGMQMVMHDPRGIARAAAAGAQYRIAGKSGTAQVVAIKQGERYNRDKTLERHRDNALFVGFAPADHPSVVVAVMIENGEAGGRVAGPVVREVMDAYLLDEQGHLKPEYAGGVVPRSVPHA